One segment of Pricia mediterranea DNA contains the following:
- a CDS encoding CPBP family intramembrane glutamic endopeptidase produces the protein MLTEIWDFVKNPIYKEDDTFGFKYRISIFLRLLGYSVAISLVLSVLIAMLEATFQIKPGEHALSEMLDEHGSFYFFLFLVVVAPPLEELIFRGPLIWFKNSGAFKYVFYLLSLSFGIVHLGNFESFTWFNLLLILPQTCVGLIFAFLRVRFDLMWAVALHACYNLVLAGPILLMKILNIPLE, from the coding sequence ATGCTAACGGAAATTTGGGATTTTGTAAAAAATCCGATTTATAAAGAGGATGACACATTTGGTTTTAAGTATCGAATTTCAATTTTTCTCCGACTGTTGGGCTATTCCGTCGCCATAAGTCTCGTTCTTAGCGTGCTGATCGCAATGCTCGAAGCGACCTTCCAAATAAAGCCGGGCGAACATGCTTTGAGCGAAATGCTCGATGAACACGGCTCATTCTACTTCTTTCTTTTTTTGGTCGTCGTAGCGCCTCCGCTTGAAGAATTGATTTTCAGGGGACCGTTGATTTGGTTTAAAAACAGCGGAGCTTTCAAATACGTGTTCTATTTGTTATCCTTGAGCTTCGGCATCGTACATCTCGGCAATTTCGAATCCTTTACCTGGTTCAACCTGCTCTTAATCTTGCCCCAGACCTGCGTGGGCCTAATTTTTGCATTTTTGCGTGTCAGGTTCGATCTGATGTGGGCCGTGGCACTGCACGCATGTTATAACCTTGTCTTAGCGGGCCCGATACTACTAATGAAAATTCTAAACATACCTTTGGAATGA
- a CDS encoding TIGR02757 family protein has translation MTKTELKDFLDAKVLQYEHPKFLESDPIQIPHRFSLKEDIEISAFLTATIAWGNRKSIINNATRLMNLMDNAPHDFVTNHEAHDLERLTDFVHRTFNGRDASYFITSLKNIYGLHGGLETVFAMEAPKGFQQSSISSFKKKFFELPHPARTQKHVSDPMRGSAAKRINMFLRWMVRPDDTGVDFGLWKQIGTDRLSCPLDVHSGNVARKLKLLLRKQNDAKAVAELDKNLRKLDPIDPVKYDFALFGLGVFEKF, from the coding sequence ATGACCAAAACAGAACTTAAGGATTTTTTGGATGCCAAGGTCCTGCAATACGAACATCCCAAGTTTCTGGAAAGCGATCCGATACAGATTCCCCATCGCTTCTCCTTAAAAGAGGATATCGAGATCAGCGCCTTTCTGACCGCCACCATTGCCTGGGGCAACCGCAAAAGCATTATCAACAACGCCACCCGGCTAATGAACTTGATGGACAACGCTCCCCATGATTTTGTAACGAACCACGAGGCGCACGACCTGGAACGGTTGACGGATTTTGTGCACCGTACCTTTAATGGGCGGGATGCATCCTACTTTATAACCAGCTTAAAGAACATATACGGACTTCACGGGGGACTCGAAACGGTCTTCGCCATGGAGGCCCCAAAGGGTTTCCAGCAATCCTCCATATCCTCCTTTAAAAAAAAATTCTTCGAGCTTCCCCATCCTGCCCGTACCCAAAAACACGTGAGCGACCCGATGAGAGGTTCCGCTGCGAAGCGTATCAACATGTTTTTAAGATGGATGGTGCGACCCGATGATACAGGGGTGGATTTCGGACTTTGGAAACAAATCGGCACCGACCGTTTATCCTGTCCCCTGGATGTACATTCCGGCAACGTGGCGCGAAAACTTAAACTGCTCCTACGCAAGCAGAACGACGCCAAAGCCGTGGCCGAACTTGATAAAAATCTGCGCAAACTCGACCCCATCGACCCCGTAAAATACGATTTTGCATTATTCGGGTTGGGCGTTTTTGAAAAGTTCTGA
- a CDS encoding SGNH/GDSL hydrolase family protein: MKNLRSFLLAFLIGIGLVEGLYGQDWANLEQFREANQKLDAPTTDENRVVFMGNSITIGWLNKRPEFFKAKPYINRGISGQTTPQMLVRFRQDVVDLKPKVVVILAGTNDIAGNTGPSTLKMIADNIKSMAEIATANDIKVVLSSTLPAFDYPWKPGLGPAPKIIELNKMIRSYAEENGHVYLDYFSAMADDRNGLPKKYAHDEVHPTVEGYKVMEPLVEEAISEALSK; the protein is encoded by the coding sequence ATGAAAAACCTTAGATCTTTTTTACTCGCTTTTTTAATTGGCATCGGCCTTGTAGAAGGTCTATATGGACAAGATTGGGCCAATTTAGAGCAGTTCCGGGAAGCCAACCAGAAACTGGACGCTCCTACCACAGATGAGAATCGTGTGGTTTTTATGGGAAACTCCATTACCATAGGATGGCTGAACAAAAGACCGGAATTTTTTAAGGCGAAACCCTATATCAATCGAGGCATCAGCGGCCAAACCACGCCACAGATGCTGGTCCGTTTTCGACAGGATGTCGTGGACCTCAAGCCCAAAGTTGTCGTTATTCTGGCAGGCACCAATGATATTGCCGGCAATACGGGGCCCTCGACCCTTAAGATGATCGCCGATAATATCAAATCCATGGCCGAGATCGCCACGGCCAACGACATCAAGGTAGTGCTTTCCTCTACCTTACCGGCCTTCGACTATCCGTGGAAACCCGGACTTGGACCCGCACCCAAGATCATCGAGCTCAACAAAATGATCAGGTCCTACGCCGAGGAAAACGGACATGTTTATTTGGACTATTTTTCCGCCATGGCGGACGACCGCAACGGACTTCCCAAAAAATATGCCCACGATGAAGTGCATCCGACCGTCGAAGGCTATAAAGTCATGGAGCCCCTAGTAGAGGAAGCGATTTCCGAGGCTTTGTCGAAATAG
- the folE gene encoding GTP cyclohydrolase I FolE has protein sequence MSPYQNLEEYNIEIANDVKSSYTKIIGELGEDVNREGLVKTPERAAKAMMFLTQGYKQDAVEILNSAMFAESYDDMVIIKNIELYSLCEHHMLPFFGKAHVAYIPDGHIVGLSKIPRVVDVFARRLQVQERLTHDILECINNTLKPKGVAVVIEAAHMCMMMRGVQKQNSVTTTSGFRGQFEKIETRNEFLKLISSELS, from the coding sequence ATGTCCCCTTACCAAAATCTTGAGGAATACAATATCGAAATCGCCAACGACGTAAAGTCCAGCTACACCAAAATTATCGGTGAGCTTGGCGAGGACGTCAATCGAGAGGGACTCGTAAAGACTCCCGAGCGGGCCGCAAAGGCCATGATGTTTTTGACGCAGGGCTACAAACAGGATGCGGTGGAAATTCTTAACAGCGCCATGTTCGCCGAAAGTTATGACGATATGGTCATTATTAAAAATATCGAACTGTATTCCCTTTGCGAGCACCATATGTTGCCGTTTTTCGGGAAGGCGCACGTAGCCTATATTCCCGATGGACATATTGTGGGATTGAGCAAGATACCCCGGGTGGTCGATGTTTTTGCGCGCAGATTACAGGTGCAGGAACGCTTGACCCACGACATTCTAGAATGCATTAATAACACTCTAAAGCCCAAAGGCGTTGCCGTGGTCATCGAGGCAGCCCACATGTGTATGATGATGCGGGGCGTGCAAAAGCAAAATTCGGTCACTACCACTTCGGGATTCCGGGGCCAGTTCGAGAAAATCGAGACCCGTAACGAGTTCTTGAAACTGATCAGTTCAGAACTTTCTTGA
- a CDS encoding patatin-like phospholipase family protein, translated as MRALVISGGGSKGAFAGGVAQYLMQELHHTYDLFLGTSTGSLLISHLALQKIDKIKKAYTSVDQDSIFSNCPFTVQKKHGVNTIGINHWNVLKNFYNGSKTFGESHNLHKLIKETLTQEEFDTLKKGPKEIVVTVSNLSLNQVEYKSIDDYDYEEFCEWIWISCNYTPFMTLVRKNGCEYADGGLGNMVPIEEAIKRGATEVDVIILQTEVSHLNRLPSKNPFSLMTSIFEFMLDRIENQNIRIGKYVANHNDAIINFYYTPTVLTTNSLIFDKAKMTAWWESGRNFAKHKNTELNQIEPEVK; from the coding sequence ATGAGAGCATTGGTCATTTCGGGCGGGGGCAGCAAAGGGGCTTTTGCGGGCGGGGTTGCCCAATACTTGATGCAAGAGCTGCATCATACCTACGATCTGTTCTTGGGCACTTCGACCGGCAGCCTGTTGATCTCGCATCTGGCCCTGCAAAAAATCGATAAGATCAAAAAGGCTTATACCTCGGTGGATCAAGATAGTATTTTCAGCAATTGCCCCTTTACCGTCCAAAAGAAACACGGGGTGAACACCATCGGTATCAACCATTGGAACGTGCTGAAGAATTTCTATAACGGAAGTAAGACATTCGGGGAAAGCCACAACCTTCACAAACTAATCAAGGAAACGCTGACCCAGGAGGAGTTCGATACCCTGAAAAAGGGTCCAAAAGAAATTGTTGTAACGGTCTCCAACCTCTCGTTGAACCAAGTGGAGTATAAGAGTATCGACGATTACGATTACGAGGAGTTCTGTGAATGGATCTGGATTTCCTGCAACTATACCCCGTTCATGACCCTCGTCCGTAAAAACGGTTGCGAATATGCCGATGGCGGCTTGGGAAATATGGTGCCTATCGAAGAGGCCATTAAACGTGGGGCGACGGAAGTGGACGTTATTATCCTACAAACGGAGGTAAGCCATTTGAATCGGCTTCCCTCAAAAAATCCCTTTTCACTGATGACCTCTATTTTTGAGTTTATGCTTGACCGTATCGAAAATCAGAATATCAGGATTGGGAAGTATGTGGCCAACCACAACGACGCCATCATCAATTTTTACTACACTCCGACGGTACTCACTACGAATTCCCTGATTTTCGATAAAGCCAAGATGACCGCGTGGTGGGAGAGTGGGCGCAATTTCGCCAAGCACAAAAATACCGAACTGAACCAGATCGAACCGGAAGTCAAATAG
- a CDS encoding phytoene desaturase family protein: MSSRNTDTKNNDVPLAPTEGKWDTIVIGSGAGGLAAAICLARAGQKVLVLEQHDVPGGWCHSFYLDGHRFTPGVHYVGLLGEGEATSNLYRGLGIANDLVFFRMNPDAYEHVHIGAARFDYPANFDALIDRLSHRFPKERKNVRKYLELTRKVSRQLYAMPYLKGFRQKLTLPYRTRHLVRYGLFSLKRVIGWHIKNPLLKNILNVQCGDHGVSPSKVPFVLHSALMYHYYQGGYYPMGGGGALIKAMTNALKRHAGEIRTSTGVRDILLEGDRQKKAVGVTLDNGQQLFADRIVSNADVGITYNTLIGRENLSSKLQKKLAKTKYSCTSLMLFLTVDMDLRKAGMDSGNIWMMPETKDGGDPFEQILNADIDQGDAFEALFISCTTLKDPTSFDGRHHSIEAITFIDYQAFEKYKNEDAERSQAYLDFKERLTQKMIKGLEKAIPGISEHIVHQDLGTPITNEYYINTTDGNVYGTEKSLQHIGPFAFKAKSEIENLHLCGSSILSHGVAGASHSGVATAAQILGCHPDELKAPPENQHLRIYEAEDASEYPDWMVKKIKVKRARGTSKVKKQ, from the coding sequence GTGAGTTCCCGAAACACCGACACGAAAAATAACGACGTCCCGTTGGCACCTACTGAGGGGAAATGGGATACCATCGTCATCGGCTCCGGTGCAGGGGGACTGGCGGCGGCCATCTGCTTGGCGCGTGCGGGTCAAAAAGTGCTGGTGCTGGAGCAACACGATGTTCCCGGAGGCTGGTGCCATAGCTTTTACCTGGACGGACATCGGTTTACCCCGGGCGTTCATTACGTGGGACTTTTGGGAGAAGGCGAAGCCACCAGCAACCTATATCGCGGATTGGGAATAGCCAATGACCTGGTCTTTTTCCGGATGAATCCCGATGCCTACGAGCACGTGCATATCGGTGCTGCACGTTTTGATTATCCCGCTAATTTCGATGCCTTGATCGACCGCCTCTCCCACCGGTTCCCCAAGGAGCGGAAGAACGTCCGCAAGTATCTGGAGTTGACCCGAAAGGTCAGCCGACAACTCTATGCGATGCCCTATCTTAAGGGATTTAGGCAGAAATTGACCCTCCCCTACCGCACCCGGCATTTAGTAAGATACGGGCTCTTCAGCCTAAAACGGGTTATCGGCTGGCATATCAAAAATCCCCTGCTAAAAAACATTCTCAACGTGCAGTGCGGCGACCACGGCGTATCGCCATCCAAGGTACCCTTCGTGCTGCACAGCGCGTTGATGTACCACTATTACCAAGGGGGTTACTACCCCATGGGCGGGGGCGGAGCCTTGATAAAGGCCATGACCAATGCGCTTAAGCGCCATGCCGGGGAAATTCGCACCAGTACCGGGGTACGCGATATTCTCTTAGAGGGCGATCGACAGAAAAAAGCGGTCGGGGTGACGCTGGACAACGGCCAGCAACTTTTCGCCGACCGTATCGTATCGAACGCCGATGTCGGTATCACCTATAACACACTGATAGGTCGGGAAAATTTAAGTTCCAAATTGCAGAAAAAACTTGCAAAGACGAAGTATTCCTGTACCTCGCTGATGCTTTTTTTAACCGTGGACATGGACCTGCGAAAGGCCGGGATGGATTCCGGAAACATTTGGATGATGCCGGAAACTAAAGACGGCGGAGACCCCTTCGAGCAAATTCTAAATGCCGACATCGATCAGGGCGATGCCTTTGAGGCTCTTTTCATCAGCTGTACCACCCTCAAAGATCCCACGAGTTTCGACGGAAGGCACCATAGCATCGAAGCCATAACCTTTATCGATTACCAAGCTTTCGAAAAATACAAAAACGAGGATGCAGAGCGCTCCCAAGCGTATTTGGATTTTAAGGAACGGCTCACTCAAAAAATGATCAAAGGGCTTGAAAAGGCCATCCCCGGCATCAGTGAACATATTGTACACCAAGACTTGGGCACGCCTATTACCAACGAATACTATATCAATACCACCGACGGCAACGTGTACGGCACCGAAAAAAGCCTCCAACATATCGGTCCCTTTGCCTTCAAGGCCAAAAGCGAAATCGAGAACCTGCACCTCTGCGGGTCCAGCATTCTGTCACATGGGGTTGCCGGGGCCTCACATTCGGGAGTAGCCACCGCCGCCCAGATTTTAGGATGCCATCCCGATGAACTGAAAGCCCCGCCGGAAAATCAGCATCTAAGGATCTATGAGGCCGAAGATGCATCCGAGTATCCGGATTGGATGGTCAAAAAGATAAAGGTCAAACGCGCTCGGGGGACATCCAAAGTAAAAAAACAGTGA
- a CDS encoding S10 family peptidase: MNKLFASVLLLFCFNFALNAQQKEAQKTDSPSYSAYQRKIPIDTAITTQHSVTINGTAIDYTATAGMQPAWDEKGEPIAALQYTYYTRNNVKDRAARPLLISFNGGPGSASVWMHLAYTGPRILKIDDEGYPVQPYGIKDNPFSVLDVTDIVYVNPANTGYSRTIPEELDEKGREKFFGINADIEYLAEWLNTFVTRHNRWRSPKYIVGESYGGTRVMGLSLALQNQQWMYLNGVIMVSPADYKVIRVGGPVADAMNLPYFTAAAWHHKVLPPELQNKDLLDILPESEEYTLNTLIPALAKGWSIGESEKNAVAEKMAQYTGLAKKEILDQNLVVSTSYFWKNLLRDKGAYTLGRLDSRYLGFDRQVAGMKTDYNPELTSWLHSFTPAINYYLQEKLNFKTDIKYNMFGPVHPWNNENDNTRDDLRQAMAQNPYLNVLIQSGYYDGATTYFNAKYTMWQVDPSGRMKDRFEFKGYRSGHMMYLRRDDLETANNDIRKFIERTIANGESAKY; encoded by the coding sequence ATGAACAAGCTTTTCGCCAGTGTCCTGTTGCTATTCTGCTTTAATTTTGCGCTCAATGCGCAACAAAAAGAAGCCCAAAAAACCGATTCCCCCTCGTATTCCGCCTATCAACGGAAAATTCCCATCGATACGGCCATTACCACCCAGCACAGTGTGACCATCAACGGAACCGCCATCGACTATACCGCTACGGCGGGCATGCAGCCCGCATGGGACGAAAAAGGAGAGCCGATTGCGGCCCTGCAGTACACCTATTATACTAGAAACAATGTCAAGGACAGGGCGGCTAGACCTTTGTTGATCTCCTTTAACGGGGGACCGGGTTCGGCCTCGGTCTGGATGCATTTGGCCTATACCGGGCCGCGCATCCTTAAAATCGACGATGAGGGATATCCCGTGCAACCTTATGGGATCAAGGACAATCCCTTTTCGGTGCTGGACGTGACCGATATCGTTTATGTGAATCCGGCCAATACAGGATATTCCAGGACGATTCCTGAAGAATTGGACGAAAAAGGCCGCGAGAAATTCTTCGGTATCAATGCCGATATCGAATATCTGGCGGAATGGCTGAACACTTTTGTTACTCGCCACAACCGCTGGCGATCTCCCAAATACATTGTAGGCGAGAGTTATGGCGGTACCCGGGTCATGGGGCTCTCCCTCGCCCTGCAAAACCAGCAGTGGATGTACCTGAACGGCGTTATCATGGTCTCTCCCGCAGACTATAAGGTCATACGGGTCGGGGGCCCGGTTGCCGACGCCATGAACCTACCCTATTTTACCGCGGCAGCATGGCATCACAAGGTTCTTCCCCCTGAACTTCAGAACAAAGACTTGCTCGATATCCTTCCGGAATCCGAAGAATATACCTTGAACACCTTGATACCCGCTTTGGCCAAAGGTTGGAGTATCGGGGAGAGCGAAAAAAATGCCGTGGCCGAAAAAATGGCCCAATATACCGGGTTGGCCAAAAAGGAAATCCTCGATCAAAATCTGGTCGTCTCCACTTCCTATTTTTGGAAAAATCTTTTGAGGGACAAGGGCGCCTATACCTTGGGAAGGCTCGATAGCCGATATTTAGGTTTTGACAGGCAGGTAGCAGGGATGAAAACGGACTACAATCCCGAGCTGACCTCGTGGCTCCATTCCTTCACCCCGGCCATCAACTATTACTTACAGGAAAAGCTCAATTTCAAGACGGACATCAAGTACAATATGTTCGGACCGGTACATCCGTGGAACAATGAGAACGACAATACCCGTGACGATCTGCGCCAGGCCATGGCCCAGAATCCCTATCTCAACGTACTGATCCAAAGTGGGTACTACGACGGTGCCACCACTTATTTCAATGCCAAGTACACCATGTGGCAGGTCGATCCCAGCGGGCGGATGAAAGATCGCTTCGAATTCAAGGGGTATCGCAGCGGCCACATGATGTACCTGCGGCGCGATGATCTTGAAACGGCCAACAACGACATACGCAAGTTTATCGAACGTACCATCGCGAACGGAGAAAGTGCTAAATATTAA
- a CDS encoding ABC transporter ATP-binding protein, producing MIKAKNIQKFYGELQVLKGVDLHIEKKEIVSVVGTSGAGKTTLLQILGTLDGPSNPDQSELLIDGVAVNTLSDRELARFRNANIGFIFQFHQLLPEFTALENVCIPAFIKNVSKAKAEAKAKELLDFLGLAERYDHKPNELSGGEQQRVAVARALVNDPAIIFADEPSGNLDSESADNLHRLFFDLRDQFGQTFVIVTHNEQLADMADRKLTMVDGVIVNKEVVA from the coding sequence ATGATCAAGGCCAAAAACATCCAAAAATTTTATGGGGAGCTGCAAGTGCTAAAAGGTGTCGACCTCCACATCGAAAAAAAGGAAATTGTATCGGTCGTCGGAACCTCCGGGGCCGGCAAGACTACTTTGCTGCAGATTTTGGGTACGCTAGACGGGCCTTCGAACCCCGACCAGAGCGAACTGCTGATCGACGGGGTGGCCGTAAATACCTTATCCGACAGAGAACTGGCCCGGTTCCGAAACGCAAATATCGGCTTTATCTTTCAGTTCCATCAGCTGCTGCCGGAATTTACAGCCCTGGAGAATGTCTGTATCCCGGCCTTTATAAAGAACGTCTCCAAAGCTAAAGCGGAGGCCAAGGCCAAGGAACTGCTCGATTTTTTGGGACTTGCGGAGCGCTACGACCATAAGCCGAACGAACTCTCCGGAGGGGAGCAACAGCGGGTAGCCGTGGCGCGTGCCTTGGTCAACGACCCCGCAATCATCTTCGCCGATGAACCGAGCGGTAATCTGGACTCCGAAAGTGCCGACAACCTGCACCGGCTTTTTTTTGACCTACGCGACCAATTCGGACAGACTTTCGTCATCGTTACCCATAATGAGCAACTGGCCGATATGGCAGACCGCAAACTAACCATGGTCGATGGGGTCATCGTGAACAAGGAAGTGGTGGCCTAA